One genomic window of Ziziphus jujuba cultivar Dongzao chromosome 4, ASM3175591v1 includes the following:
- the LOC107415566 gene encoding uncharacterized protein LOC107415566 isoform X1, translating to MSFTSTRLVLRFGFSSEAVCTSLKRKSSTTTTTIPIPVAQKSNEERLVVVGGGAAGVFGAIRAKTVAPDLNVVVIEQGKPLSKVRVSGGGRCNVTNGHCRDNMILAENYPRGHKEFRGSFFNMHGPVDTMTWFTNHGVELKVEEDGRVFPVSNSSSSIIDCLMSEAKRAGVSLQTGKAVRTASSVDGKFLLSVENNKLRSVEYVEADYLLIASGNSRQGYSLASQLGHSIVDPVPSLFTFKTDDLQLEEFSGVTFPKVKAKLILENVRRDMQQFTQVGPMLVTHWGLSGPVILRLSAWGARELFSSGYSGVVTVDFTPDMHIEDVKSILGRHKSQFAKQKVSNSYPSEYGLVKRFWKYLLDRQGLSGEMLWASVSNNSLISIASLLKHCNFQVTGKGQFKDEFVTAGGVPLSEISLNTMESKRRPSLFFAGEVLNVDGVTGGFNFQNAWSGGYIAGTSIGERVHGSYREGAYS from the exons ATGAGCTTCACATCGACTCGTTTGGTCCTTCGTTTTGGGTTTTCCTCTGAAGCTGTATGTACCAGCTTGAAGAGGAAATcttctactactactactaccatTCCTATTCCCGTGGCGCAAAAG TCAAATGAAGAGCGATTGGTAGTAGTTGGGGGTGGAGCAGCAGGTGTTTTTGGAGCAATTAGAGCTAAAACTGTTGCACCCGACCTGAATGTGGTGGTTATTGAGCAGGGAAAACCTCTATCTAAG GTAAGAGTTTCTGGAGGAGGCCGGTGCAATGTGACCAATGGGCATTGTCGCGACAATATG ATTTTGGCAGAAAATTACCCTAGGGGTCATAAAGAATTTAGAGGATCCTTCTTCAACATGCATGGACCTGTGGATACCATGACCTGGTTTACTAATCATGGGGTGGAGCTGAAG GTTGAGGAGGATGGAAGGGTATTCCCTGTCAGCAACAGTTCTTCATCAATAATTGATTGTCTTATGTCCGAAGCAAAGCGGGCAGGAG TTTCCCTACAGACTGGAAAGGCCGTGAGAACTGCATCTTCTGTTGATGGGAAATTCCTTCTGAGTGTTGAGAACAATAAACTAAGATCTGTTGAATACGTCGAAGCTGATTATCTATTGATTGCCAGCGGTAATAGCAGGCAG GGTTATAGCCTCGCATCTCAACTTGGTCATTCAATTGTAGATCCAGTGCCAAGTCTATTTACTTTCAAGACCGATGATTTGCAGCTAGAAGAGTTTTCTGGA GTTACATTCCCAAAGGTAAAGGCAAAGCTGATATTAGAAAATGTTAGAAGAGATATGCAACAATTTACACAG GTTGGCCCCATGTTAGTCACACACTGGGGACTCAGTGGTCCAGTAATTCTACGACTATCTGCTTGGGGTGCTCGTGAACTCTTTAGTTCAGGTTACAGTG GGGTTGTTACTGTGGATTTTACACCTGATATGCATATCGAAGATGTGAAGTCAATACTCGGTCGACACAAGTCTCAGTTTGCA AAACAGAAGGTTTCCAATTCATATCCTTCAGAATATGGCCTTGTGAAGAGATTCTGGAAATATCTGTTGGATCGTCAG GGTTTATCTGGAGAAATGTTATGGGCTTCTGTTTCAAATAACTCCTTAATCTCGATTGCCTCTCTTTTGAAGCATTGTAACTTTCAAGTTACCGGGAAG GGTCAATTTAAGGATGAATTTGTCACTGCTGGAGGTGTTCCACTGTCtgag ATTTCACTTAATACAATGGAAAGCAAAAGGCGACCGAGTTTATTCTTCGCAGGGGAG gtTTTGAACGTTGATGGTGTAACAGGTGGTTTCAACTTTCAG aATGCTTGGTCCGGTGGATACATTGCAGGAACTAGTATTGGTGAACGAGTGCATGGTTCTTATCGAGAGGGTGCCTATTCATGA
- the LOC107435647 gene encoding uncharacterized protein LOC107435647 isoform X2: MNSGMELFQKAKSVRLKSHHEKYLLADEDEETVCQDRNGSCRQAKWTVEFVGDANVLRFKSCYGKYLTASNMPFFFGMSGKKVLQTLPKRLDSSVEWEPIREGFQVRLKTRYGQYLRANGGLPPWRNSITHDIPHRTATQDWILWDVDIVEIRVPSPEKKQPEPVRIVAPPPPPPGLLPSEPNSPAKIELTTPTFSKQEPNDHSEGSPVKDEGRNICYHVANEKGEVDDRSEGLSFTFKGDGVEELKEKLKEETGLDNIVVCTRSPLNGKLFPLRLRLPPNNADMNVVVVPSSKATEPESPIAHWASASS, encoded by the exons ATGAAC AGTGGAATGGAGCTTTTCCAAAAAGCCAAATCGGTACGCCTGAAAAGTCACCACGAGAAATACCTACTAGCCGACGAAGACGAAGAAACGGTCTGCCAGGATCGCAATGGTTCATGCAGGCAAGCCAAATGGACCGTCGAATTCGTCGGTGATGCCAACGTTTTGCGCTTCAAAAGCTGTTACGGCAAATACCTGACGGCTTCTAATATGCCATTCTTCTTCGGAATGTCCGGTAAGAAAGTCCTCCAAACGCTGCCCAAGAGGTTGGATTCTTCCGTTGAATGGGAACCAATCAGGGAAGGTTTCCAGGTCCGCCTCAAGACGCGGTACGGCCAGTACCTCCGCGCTAATGGTGGGCTGCCGCCGTGGAGGAATTCCATCACCCACGACATCCCTCACAGAACCGCCACGCAGGATTGGATTCTCTGGGATGTCGATATCGTGGAGATTCGTGTTCCTTCTCCAGAAAAGAAACAGCCGGAACCTGTCCGCATTGTAGCACCACCTCCTCCTCCACCTGGATTATTGCCTTCTGAACCCAATTCTCCTGCCAAAATCGAACTCACGACTCCCACATTTTCAAAACAAGAG CCAAATGATCATTCTGAGGGTTCGCCTGTGAAGGATGAAGGAAGGAATATATGCTACCATGTGGCCAATGAGAAAGGAGAAGTTGATGATAGAAGTGAAGGGCTTTCCTTCACGTTCAAAGGTGATGGTGTTGAGGAGTTGAAGGAGAAACTCAAGGAGGAAACAGGGCTTGACAATATCGTTGTATGCACGCGCAGTCCTTTGAACGGCAAGCTTTTTCCCCTTCGTTTACGGCTTCCTCCTAACAATGCAGATATGAATGTTGTTGTGGTTCCTTCGTCTAAAg CAACTGAACCTGAGAGTCCCATTGCGCATTGGGCATCCGCCAGCAGCTAA
- the LOC107435643 gene encoding LOB domain-containing protein 27: MKLKSSFSPPPLPFSSSINNYFSNLSFLILLIYILILCPFSPIMTIKGGTSQACAACKYQRRRCSKECALAPYFPAEKAKEFQNAHRLFGVRNIMNILKQVPPQHKEDAMTSIIFESDMRAQYPVRGCMGIISQLHLQLQQSIEELRLVQTKLAICKEQCQYQIPLSPSNFLPQLHLGMNSKNDALPIHHHPQYNCVGGEMAIEFLGNNGIATTTSMTNTIMNGIYIEAEDNNMVKPLRNQSPYYCIDSIQQNNNLFASSQQGYPIQQELDVSHYDDIPFDTIADDRQSYIESKEACESSAESALKDNTQIMEHVSQTELKNAAACFSLTSVK, encoded by the exons ATGAAGTTAAAATCATCATTTTCACCCCCACCCTTAcccttttcttcttcaattaataattatttttccaatCTCTCTTTTTTGatccttttaatatatattctaattttatgTCCATTTTCTCctataatgacaataaaaggaGGCACAAGCCAGGCCTGTGCAGCCTGCAAATACCAAAGACGAAGGTGTTCCAAGGAATGCGCTCTTGCTCCATATTTCCCGGCTGAAAAGGCCAAAGAGTTTCAGAACGCTCACCGTCTGTTCGGGGTGCGCAACATAATGAACATATTAAAACAAGTCCCTCCACAACATAAAGAAGATGCAATGACTTCAATAATATTCGAGTCCGATATGCGCGCTCAATACCCTGTTCGTGGCTGTATGGGTATTATTTCACAACTCCATTTGCAGCTCCAACAATCAATTGAAGAACTCCGATTGGTACAGACGAAGCTCGCAATTTGCAAAGAGCAGTGCCAATATCAAATCCCTCTCTCACCATCTAATTTTTTGCCACAGTTGCATCTTGGAATGAATTCCAAAAACGATGCACTTCCAATTCACCACCATCCACAATACAATTGTGTTGGCGGTGAAATGGCAATTGAATTCTTGGGAAACAATGGAATTGCGACCACGACATCGATGACGAATACGATAATGAATGGGATTTATATTGAAGCGGAGGATAATAATATGGTCAAACCTTTGAGGAACCAAAGCCCATATTATTGCATTGATTCtattcaacaaaataataacctGTTTGCATCATCACAACAAGGTTACCCTATTCAGCAAGAACTTGATGTTTCTCATTATGATGATATACCGTTTGATACTATTGCTGATGACAGACAATCTTATATAGAGTCTAAGGAAGCATGCGAGTCAAG TGCGGAATCAGCGCTCAAGGACAATACACAGATTATGGAACATGTTTCACAGACAGAGTTGAAGAATGCTGCAGCATGTTTCAGTCTAACCAGTGTCAAATGA
- the LOC107435647 gene encoding uncharacterized protein LOC107435647 isoform X1 translates to MEFFNKTKVVRLKSHLDKYLIAEDNEETVRQSRIDGASRKTHWTVELVQGNSHVVRLRSCYGKYLTASDESFLLGMTGKKVLQTIPMGGNDSVIEWEPRKDGFQVKLRAKWGGKYLRANGGTPPWRNSVTHDVTPHRTATHDWILWDVEEVADNSDDDDDDHFRSDFLSLRSTPSWSSEWSDTDNNLQPINSETFGSSDETQSGMELFQKAKSVRLKSHHEKYLLADEDEETVCQDRNGSCRQAKWTVEFVGDANVLRFKSCYGKYLTASNMPFFFGMSGKKVLQTLPKRLDSSVEWEPIREGFQVRLKTRYGQYLRANGGLPPWRNSITHDIPHRTATQDWILWDVDIVEIRVPSPEKKQPEPVRIVAPPPPPPGLLPSEPNSPAKIELTTPTFSKQEPNDHSEGSPVKDEGRNICYHVANEKGEVDDRSEGLSFTFKGDGVEELKEKLKEETGLDNIVVCTRSPLNGKLFPLRLRLPPNNADMNVVVVPSSKATEPESPIAHWASASS, encoded by the exons ATGGAGTTTTTCAACAAAACCAAAGTGGTGAGACTGAAAAGCCACCTTGACAAGTACCTAATCGCGGAAGACAACGAAGAAACAGTTCGTCAAAGCCGCATTGACGGTGCTTCAAGGAAAACCCACTGGACAGTAGAGCTCGTACAAGGCAACAGCCATGTGGTTCGACTACGTAGCTGCTACGGCAAGTACCTCACGGCGTCCGACGAGTCTTTTTTGCTGGGAATGACCGGAAAGAAAGTGTTGCAGACGATCCCGATGGGCGGAAACGACAGCGTAATAGAATGGGAACCGAGAAAAGATGGTTTCCAAGTGAAGCTGAGGGCAAAATGGGGAGGGAAATATTTGCGTGCAAATGGGGGAACGCCTCCTTGGAGAAACTCGGTCACTCACGACGTTACTCCTCATAGAACCGCAACCCATGATTGGATTCTTTGGGATGTTGAAGAAGTTGCCGATAATtcggatgatgatgatgatgatcatttcCGGTCTGATTTTTTGTCGCTTAGGTCAACTCCTTCTTGGTCTTCCGAATGGTCGGACACTGATAATAATCTACAGCCGATTAATTCTGAAACTTTTGGATCTTCAGATGAAACACAG AGTGGAATGGAGCTTTTCCAAAAAGCCAAATCGGTACGCCTGAAAAGTCACCACGAGAAATACCTACTAGCCGACGAAGACGAAGAAACGGTCTGCCAGGATCGCAATGGTTCATGCAGGCAAGCCAAATGGACCGTCGAATTCGTCGGTGATGCCAACGTTTTGCGCTTCAAAAGCTGTTACGGCAAATACCTGACGGCTTCTAATATGCCATTCTTCTTCGGAATGTCCGGTAAGAAAGTCCTCCAAACGCTGCCCAAGAGGTTGGATTCTTCCGTTGAATGGGAACCAATCAGGGAAGGTTTCCAGGTCCGCCTCAAGACGCGGTACGGCCAGTACCTCCGCGCTAATGGTGGGCTGCCGCCGTGGAGGAATTCCATCACCCACGACATCCCTCACAGAACCGCCACGCAGGATTGGATTCTCTGGGATGTCGATATCGTGGAGATTCGTGTTCCTTCTCCAGAAAAGAAACAGCCGGAACCTGTCCGCATTGTAGCACCACCTCCTCCTCCACCTGGATTATTGCCTTCTGAACCCAATTCTCCTGCCAAAATCGAACTCACGACTCCCACATTTTCAAAACAAGAG CCAAATGATCATTCTGAGGGTTCGCCTGTGAAGGATGAAGGAAGGAATATATGCTACCATGTGGCCAATGAGAAAGGAGAAGTTGATGATAGAAGTGAAGGGCTTTCCTTCACGTTCAAAGGTGATGGTGTTGAGGAGTTGAAGGAGAAACTCAAGGAGGAAACAGGGCTTGACAATATCGTTGTATGCACGCGCAGTCCTTTGAACGGCAAGCTTTTTCCCCTTCGTTTACGGCTTCCTCCTAACAATGCAGATATGAATGTTGTTGTGGTTCCTTCGTCTAAAg CAACTGAACCTGAGAGTCCCATTGCGCATTGGGCATCCGCCAGCAGCTAA
- the LOC107435648 gene encoding putative pentatricopeptide repeat-containing protein At3g28640: MNGSFRVWKRCMSLAERCANMRQLKAIHAIFITQGLHLHNYAISKLISFCALSDSGSLRYASLMFDQIDTPNLYIYNALVRAYSRSSHPRLALHYFQLMLDTQTNVVPDHHTFHFVLLACVNGGWLLEGKQIHNWVIKNGLVLFDSHVQTALMRLYAACKIINDARKVFDEIPFRDLIQWNVLMNGYIRCGLAYDALKVFRDMWVPGVEPDEYCVATGLSACTHLGALWQGKWIHQYVKKRKGFESDVFIRTALVDMYSKCGCLDMAVEVFERMPKRNAFSWAAMIGGFAVHGNAMKAIHCLERMQVEDRLRPDEIVLLGVLMACSHAGLQKEGQFLLDNMETQYGIVPKHEHYSCVVDLLCRAGQLGEALLLIRRMPMKPLASVWGALLNGCRIGNNKELAELAVKELLLLEDDDKREEDGAYVQLSNIYLAARRSEDSIRIRKMIGGRGLKKTPGCSMIEVDGKVNEFVSGDVVHSHQVKICEMLDLLYVEGSGSFLDNNIPVTNF; encoded by the coding sequence ATGAACGGCAGCTTCCGAGTATGGAAGCGGTGCATGTCTCTGGCAGAGCGCTGCGCTAACATGCGCCAACTGAAAGCCATCCACGCCATCTTCATCACCCAAGGTCTCCACCTTCATAACTACGCCATCAGCAAACTCATCTCCTTTTGCGCTCTCTCGGACTCCGGAAGCCTGCGCTACGCGTCTCTCATGTTTGATCAAATCGACACCCCAAATTTGTATATCTACAACGCCCTCGTCAGAGCCTACTCTCGCAGTTCTCACCCTCGTCTTGCTCTGCATTACTTCCAACTCATGTTGGATACACAAACCAACGTAGTTCCTGATCACCACACCTTTCATTTCGTCCTTTTGGCTTGCGTAAATGGCGGTTGGCTACTTGAGGGGAAGCAAATTCATAATTGGGTGATTAAAAATGGGCTTGTTTTATTTGACTCTCACGTTCAGACTGCGCTTATGCGATTATATGCAGCGTGTAAGATTATAAATGATGCGAGaaaagtgtttgatgaaatacCTTTTAGAGATCTTATTCAGTGGAACGTACTTATGAATGGGTATATACGATGTGGTTTGGCTTATGATGCTTTGAAGGTTTTCCGAGATATGTGGGTACCTGGGGTTGAACCTGATGAGTACTGTGTAGCTACTGGACTCTCGGCTTGTACACATTTGGGGGCTCTTTGGCAGGGGAAGTGGATCCACCAGTATGTTAAGAAGAGGAAAGGGTTCGAATCTGATGTGTTTATAAGGACGGCGCTTGTTGATATGTATTCCAAGTGCGGTTGTTTAGATATGGCTGTGGAAGTATTCGAGAGGATGCCTAAAAGGAATGCGTTCTCTTGGGCGGCCATGATAGGAGGTTTTGCAGTACATGGAAATGCAATGAAAGCAATCCATTGCTTGGAGAGGATGCAGGTGGAGGATAGACTTAGGCCTGACGAGATTGTCCTTCTTGGAGTATTGATGGCTTGTAGTCATGCAGGTCTGCAGAAAGAAGGCCAGTTTCTATTAGACAACATGGAAACTCAATATGGTATCGTACCCAAACATGAGCATTATAGTTGTGTGGTGGACCTGCTCTGCAGGGCAGGTCAATTAGGGGAAGCACTTCTGCTCATCAGAAGAATGCCTATGAAACCTCTTGCTTCTGTTTGGGGTGCTTTACTGAACGGTTGCCGAATTGGTAACAACAAAGAACTCGCAGAGCTTGCTGTTAAAGAGCTTCTACTGCTAGAAGATGATGATAAGAGAGAAGAAGACGGTGCCTATGTTCAGTTATCAAACATTTATTTAGCCGCAAGAAGAAGTGAAGATTCAATTAGAATAAGGAAGATGATAGGTGGCAGGGGTTTGAAGAAGACACCGGGATGCAGTATGATAGAGGTTGACGGGAAGGTAAATGAGTTTGTTTCAGGAGACGTTGTACATTCACACCAAGTTAAGATATGTGAAATGCTAGATTTATTATACGTGGAAGGGTCTGGATCCTTTCTAGATAACAATATTCCAGTCACAAATTTCTAA
- the LOC107415566 gene encoding uncharacterized protein LOC107415566 isoform X2, whose amino-acid sequence MSFTSTRLVLRFGFSSEAVCTSLKRKSSTTTTTIPIPVAQKSNEERLVVVGGGAAGVFGAIRAKTVAPDLNVVVIEQGKPLSKVRVSGGGRCNVTNGHCRDNMILAENYPRGHKEFRGSFFNMHGPVDTMTWFTNHGVELKVEEDGRVFPVSNSSSSIIDCLMSEAKRAGVSLQTGKAVRTASSVDGKFLLSVENNKLRSVEYVEADYLLIASGNSRQGYSLASQLGHSIVDPVPSLFTFKTDDLQLEEFSGVTFPKVGPMLVTHWGLSGPVILRLSAWGARELFSSGYSGVVTVDFTPDMHIEDVKSILGRHKSQFAKQKVSNSYPSEYGLVKRFWKYLLDRQGLSGEMLWASVSNNSLISIASLLKHCNFQVTGKGQFKDEFVTAGGVPLSEISLNTMESKRRPSLFFAGEVLNVDGVTGGFNFQNAWSGGYIAGTSIGERVHGSYREGAYS is encoded by the exons ATGAGCTTCACATCGACTCGTTTGGTCCTTCGTTTTGGGTTTTCCTCTGAAGCTGTATGTACCAGCTTGAAGAGGAAATcttctactactactactaccatTCCTATTCCCGTGGCGCAAAAG TCAAATGAAGAGCGATTGGTAGTAGTTGGGGGTGGAGCAGCAGGTGTTTTTGGAGCAATTAGAGCTAAAACTGTTGCACCCGACCTGAATGTGGTGGTTATTGAGCAGGGAAAACCTCTATCTAAG GTAAGAGTTTCTGGAGGAGGCCGGTGCAATGTGACCAATGGGCATTGTCGCGACAATATG ATTTTGGCAGAAAATTACCCTAGGGGTCATAAAGAATTTAGAGGATCCTTCTTCAACATGCATGGACCTGTGGATACCATGACCTGGTTTACTAATCATGGGGTGGAGCTGAAG GTTGAGGAGGATGGAAGGGTATTCCCTGTCAGCAACAGTTCTTCATCAATAATTGATTGTCTTATGTCCGAAGCAAAGCGGGCAGGAG TTTCCCTACAGACTGGAAAGGCCGTGAGAACTGCATCTTCTGTTGATGGGAAATTCCTTCTGAGTGTTGAGAACAATAAACTAAGATCTGTTGAATACGTCGAAGCTGATTATCTATTGATTGCCAGCGGTAATAGCAGGCAG GGTTATAGCCTCGCATCTCAACTTGGTCATTCAATTGTAGATCCAGTGCCAAGTCTATTTACTTTCAAGACCGATGATTTGCAGCTAGAAGAGTTTTCTGGA GTTACATTCCCAAAG GTTGGCCCCATGTTAGTCACACACTGGGGACTCAGTGGTCCAGTAATTCTACGACTATCTGCTTGGGGTGCTCGTGAACTCTTTAGTTCAGGTTACAGTG GGGTTGTTACTGTGGATTTTACACCTGATATGCATATCGAAGATGTGAAGTCAATACTCGGTCGACACAAGTCTCAGTTTGCA AAACAGAAGGTTTCCAATTCATATCCTTCAGAATATGGCCTTGTGAAGAGATTCTGGAAATATCTGTTGGATCGTCAG GGTTTATCTGGAGAAATGTTATGGGCTTCTGTTTCAAATAACTCCTTAATCTCGATTGCCTCTCTTTTGAAGCATTGTAACTTTCAAGTTACCGGGAAG GGTCAATTTAAGGATGAATTTGTCACTGCTGGAGGTGTTCCACTGTCtgag ATTTCACTTAATACAATGGAAAGCAAAAGGCGACCGAGTTTATTCTTCGCAGGGGAG gtTTTGAACGTTGATGGTGTAACAGGTGGTTTCAACTTTCAG aATGCTTGGTCCGGTGGATACATTGCAGGAACTAGTATTGGTGAACGAGTGCATGGTTCTTATCGAGAGGGTGCCTATTCATGA
- the LOC107415566 gene encoding uncharacterized protein LOC107415566 isoform X3: MSFTSTRLVLRFGFSSEAVCTSLKRKSSTTTTTIPIPVAQKSNEERLVVVGGGAAGVFGAIRAKTVAPDLNVVVIEQGKPLSKVRVSGGGRCNVTNGHCRDNMILAENYPRGHKEFRGSFFNMHGPVDTMTWFTNHGVELKVEEDGRVFPVSNSSSSIIDCLMSEAKRAGVSLQTGKAVRTASSVDGKFLLSVENNKLRSVEYVEADYLLIASGNSRQGYSLASQLGHSIVDPVPSLFTFKTDDLQLEEFSGVTFPKVKAKLILENVRRDMQQFTQVGPMLVTHWGLSGPVILRLSAWGARELFSSGYSGVVTVDFTPDMHIEDVKSILGRHKSQFAKQKVSNSYPSEYGLVKRFWKYLLDRQGLSGEMLWASVSNNSLISIASLLKHCNFQVTGKGQFKDEFVTAGGVPLSEVLNVDGVTGGFNFQNAWSGGYIAGTSIGERVHGSYREGAYS, encoded by the exons ATGAGCTTCACATCGACTCGTTTGGTCCTTCGTTTTGGGTTTTCCTCTGAAGCTGTATGTACCAGCTTGAAGAGGAAATcttctactactactactaccatTCCTATTCCCGTGGCGCAAAAG TCAAATGAAGAGCGATTGGTAGTAGTTGGGGGTGGAGCAGCAGGTGTTTTTGGAGCAATTAGAGCTAAAACTGTTGCACCCGACCTGAATGTGGTGGTTATTGAGCAGGGAAAACCTCTATCTAAG GTAAGAGTTTCTGGAGGAGGCCGGTGCAATGTGACCAATGGGCATTGTCGCGACAATATG ATTTTGGCAGAAAATTACCCTAGGGGTCATAAAGAATTTAGAGGATCCTTCTTCAACATGCATGGACCTGTGGATACCATGACCTGGTTTACTAATCATGGGGTGGAGCTGAAG GTTGAGGAGGATGGAAGGGTATTCCCTGTCAGCAACAGTTCTTCATCAATAATTGATTGTCTTATGTCCGAAGCAAAGCGGGCAGGAG TTTCCCTACAGACTGGAAAGGCCGTGAGAACTGCATCTTCTGTTGATGGGAAATTCCTTCTGAGTGTTGAGAACAATAAACTAAGATCTGTTGAATACGTCGAAGCTGATTATCTATTGATTGCCAGCGGTAATAGCAGGCAG GGTTATAGCCTCGCATCTCAACTTGGTCATTCAATTGTAGATCCAGTGCCAAGTCTATTTACTTTCAAGACCGATGATTTGCAGCTAGAAGAGTTTTCTGGA GTTACATTCCCAAAGGTAAAGGCAAAGCTGATATTAGAAAATGTTAGAAGAGATATGCAACAATTTACACAG GTTGGCCCCATGTTAGTCACACACTGGGGACTCAGTGGTCCAGTAATTCTACGACTATCTGCTTGGGGTGCTCGTGAACTCTTTAGTTCAGGTTACAGTG GGGTTGTTACTGTGGATTTTACACCTGATATGCATATCGAAGATGTGAAGTCAATACTCGGTCGACACAAGTCTCAGTTTGCA AAACAGAAGGTTTCCAATTCATATCCTTCAGAATATGGCCTTGTGAAGAGATTCTGGAAATATCTGTTGGATCGTCAG GGTTTATCTGGAGAAATGTTATGGGCTTCTGTTTCAAATAACTCCTTAATCTCGATTGCCTCTCTTTTGAAGCATTGTAACTTTCAAGTTACCGGGAAG GGTCAATTTAAGGATGAATTTGTCACTGCTGGAGGTGTTCCACTGTCtgag gtTTTGAACGTTGATGGTGTAACAGGTGGTTTCAACTTTCAG aATGCTTGGTCCGGTGGATACATTGCAGGAACTAGTATTGGTGAACGAGTGCATGGTTCTTATCGAGAGGGTGCCTATTCATGA